The segment ATGCACCCATGCTGCTTCTCCCCACCGCATCTCTATTTTTTGAATTGATACATAGCAATTGCACACATGGAGGGATACAGTGCTCGTTTCATGTCTGTGCAGCATGTGATGATCAGATCCAGGTGATGGGTATGTccttcacttaaaatatttaccATTTCTTTGACTTGTCCATTGTGAGAATGAGCTATTGTCTGTCTAAATCCTACCGTTAGAGAGTTCCCAAGGTGACCAGGGAATTAGAGCTGAGAGAttggtgggggaggcaggggtaGGAAAGGAGATCTGAGCTGTGGAGGGTAGCCATTTCCTGTCCCCTCTCACCTCGTCAgtacaaacacaggaaaaggatGATGAGATTATTTTGCTAGTAGATATTTCTCCACCGAGTATCTGGGCAGAACTATTTCCTGAAGGCATCCACCCAAAAGTAAGTATCTCTTTCCTGTCACTGTCCCCTTCTTCTCTTCGCAGTTCCTACGATTGGTTGTTggtccattttcccatttctatttttGTAGAAGCTCTTCCTCCTATTGTCTGCCTTTGTCAAGGTTTTGTtggtgttttccatttttgttttgttgggagcAGTTGGGCTTGGGGCACTCACTGTTCCTATACAACTGCCCCTCGGCAAGCTCTCTTAtcatcctcttccttttcttctcagtctttccttccttctgtccctcaGCCTCGATTGGTCTCCAGGATGAGTCCTTCAGTTCAACAGTAATCCACAACAGGAAGACAAAGTGTGAGTGAAGACTGAGGAGGTGAGCCGGCAGGAAAAACTGAGGACTGATAAAGAACATGGAGTCATTTCATTCCCCCCAAACATACTGTAGACAATATACGGCTTCTGTTGTGCTAtgtcaggaaggaaaaggaagccatCGAACATGTGACTGAAAGAACTAAAGTTAgacagcagggggaaaaaaaaacatgcaagaTACAGCAAGGatttctcaatgttgttttgtagAATCAGATTGTTATTCTTCCAACTGAGAGGAGACTACCATGCCAGGCACAATTCATGACCAAACGTAGCCTCAAGAGAACACAGGTTCTGGTtaagaaagcagaaaacaaaaagagccctatgaataaatgcagcagcaTGCTGCGGTGTTTCCTTCTATGAGAGCACAAGGCAGGGAAGGAACAGGAGGAGAGGGTGAAGGATTTCAACTTGAAAGACGGTGTTGATGGAGAGCTCACTGGGAAGGTGAGGGGGTGGGTGAACCAAGTGGGGAAAGCCTCTGAGAGGAAGGAACCGTGAGCACCAAGAGCCTTCTGGCCAACGTCTGCTTGCGGTGAGAGAGGGACCAGGACGTAGCCAGTGACATGGGAGTGGAAGGAATTCTGGGGCGAGCAGGAGGAGAGGAGATCCAAACAGTCGTGGAGGACTCACTGATCGGTCTTGCTTTCATTCAGAGGACGCTTTGCCAATAGATTGAGGGTCAGGAAAGATTTCAGGAGTTAAGTCCAGTGAGGGGGCCGTTAGGACAGCCAGGGGGAGGGACAATGACCACAGTGTTTCCAGGTAGGGCTGGAAGGGTTGAAAGGGGTCCGGGGGTGGCTATGTTTCAGAAGCCTGCAGACATTCAGATAATAAAATCTATGCCTGAGGGAGAAGCAGAGAATACACTGGGGGTGTTGTCCCAGCAACTAGATAGACTGTCACTGGGTTggaggaagtggggagagtgggtatTGTCAGGGAGACCAAGAGCTCTGCTTGTCCACTTCAGCTAGGACAAGCAGGACATTCGGGAGAGATGCTGAACACACAGGAGGTTTGGAGGAGCAAGGGTCTGGGTTCAAAAGGGTTGCCCCAAATAGGAAGACAAAGGTCCTCTGATCCACATAGTACTAGCACAAGTCAGACCCTCCCTAAAGTTTCCACATGAAACCTTGTCATTCCCTTAAGGAATAAGCCTCTCTCCCTTCCACCAAGTTCACAGTCACACCAACAGGGGCTCAGAGCCGCGGGGCAGCTCCACAGCGAGTTGCCACAGAGTCTTAGATCCAAGGCTCCAAGCTTCCTTGAAAGTTTTCTTGATGGTATATTCTGCTCAAACAAAGACAGCTTTTTCTAGAAATAGTCACATGTTTAGGTATAAGTGAGCTGTGTTTCTGCCGAGAGAGAACAGTGTGGAGCAAgttagagaagaagagagagacagtgagagagacagaggcccTCAGAAAGTGAGTGTGTGTTCTCTTAGGGCAAGGGGGTTGGGGAGTAGTGTTCTTCAGCCAAGGAGAAGAAATGGTCTTTGTTCTGTTATTGGTCAATCTCTATGGCAGACAGAGCAAGGGTAGTACCTGAAAGCTGGATGCATAGTGGTTCGTTTCTGTAGAAAACTCCTTCAGTATCACACCTGGATAAACTGGCTTTGTCCATGTTAAGGTAAGACCAGATTTCTGGGTGCTTTCTAGGAGCggcttggtggtagaatgcttctCTAGCATGTAAGAAGCACTGAATTGCAGCCATAGtattgaggaaggaaggaaggaaggaaggaaggaaggaaggaaggaaggaaggaaggaaggaaggaaggaaggaaggaaggaaggaaggaaggaaggaaggaaggaaggaaggaaggaagggaaggaaagaaggaaggaagaaagggagggagggagggagggagggaggaaggagggagggagggaggaaggaaagtttaGTTCATCCAACACATTCTGTCCATCTGCAGGTTACCAAGAAGGACTGAGCCATGGAGATATGGTGGAACCAGTCATCCACAGACGATTTTATCCTGTTAGGAATCTTCTCCCACAGTCTGACTGATACTGTTCTCTTCTCTATGGTCATGGTAGTCTTCACAGGGGCCCTCTGGGGGAATATTCTCCTCATATTCCTCATCTACATTGATAATCGACTTCAtacccccatgtacttcttcctcagtcAGCTCTCCCTCATGGACCTCATGTTGGTTTGCACCAATGTGCCAAAGATGGCGGTCAACTTCCTGTCTGGCAGGAAGTCCATCTCCTTTGTGGGCTGCGGCATCCAAATTGGCTTGTTTGTGTGTCTTGTGGGATCTGAGGGTCTCTTGCTTGGCCTCATGGCTTATGACCGTTACGTGGCCATTAGCCACCCCCTTCATTATCCAGTCCTCATGAATCAGAAGGTGTGTCTGCAGATAGCTGTGAGCTCCTGGGCCTTTGGGCTCATAGACGGCTTGATCCAAATGGTGGTAGTAATGACGTTCCCCTACTGTGGCTTGAGGGTGGTGGACCACTTCTTCTGCGAGTTGCTTTCCTTGTTGAAGCTGGCCTGCGTGGACACGTCCCTGTTTGAGAAGATGGTGTTCGTTTGCTGTGTTCTCATGCTGCTCTTTCCCTTCTCCATCATCGTGGCCTCCTATGCTCGCATCCTGGGAACGGTGCTCCGCATGCGCTCCGCTCAGTCCCAAAAAAAAGCCCTGGCCACCTGCTCCTCCCACCTGACAGCCGTCTCCTTCTTCTATGGGGCAGCCATGTTCATTTACCTGAGGCCCAGACGATACCGAGCTCCTAGCCATGACAAGGTGGTCTCTATCTTCTACACCGTCCTTACTCCCATGCTCAACCCCCTCATTTATAGCTTAAGGAACCGGGAGGTGGTAGGAGCACTGAGGAAGGGCTTGGGCCGCTGCAGGATTGGCAGCCAGCCCTGAACACCGGAGTGCCCTGCTTTGACCAGCCCTCGTCTTATGATCAGGTCAatacttccttctttctcaggATCAGTGTAATCATCCAGAATGACTCATCCCAAAAGAGGATACcgttaggagagaaacacaaaggcgcCACGCCTAGGCACCTGTTCATATTTATAGAACATAAtgtacatactgaaacaaactccaccatatggaaacaagagactttgttgttgttgttgttgtttggtttttagttTGGGGATagctctgtcttctttaccttatgtatggtgtaGTCACGTCTATCttcaagaggggagaggagagggtcaGCCACTCAAGGGAAAAGGGGGAGCTCATTGGACAGGGATGAAAATGAgttgtgggtgggagggaggggctgggagagagggagagaaggaaaggcactcactacctgactcgtgtaactgtaatccctctgtacatcacccccTTTATAATAAcgataaagtaaattttaaaaaaagaagaagaagaaatcatggCCGGGTCctggtggctaatacctgtaCTCCATTCTAgtgattcaggaagctgagatctgagaatcgaaaaTGAAAGCCAGccaaaaggaaagtctgtgagactcatctccaattaactaccaaaaagctggaaatggagctctggatcgagtggtaaagcactagccttgagcacaaaagctaaggacaatgccaaaaccctgagttcaagccccagaaccagcaccaaaaaaaaataataaaataaaaagagtcaTGAGGCCTGCAGGGATTAGAAAGAACTTTTTAAACTCGAAATCCATAGCAGATGACTCAATGGCCTTTCCTCCAATCTTTTTGTACATTGATTATTTTATGCaataaggagagaaaaagggCTTTGCACACTCAAACACTGTGAAGAAATAAGACATGGGGATTCTTGTCAACTACTATTTAAAATCAAAATCTCTTTTAGTAGCCACAAATCCTGGGGCTGAACTTCCTAAAATCCACTTGCCATGTATTCAGTGTATTGTGTGGTAGACATCATGATATGGGCTTGATTTGTTGATGGTGATATTGCTGGCATGTAATGTACCCTGTTGCACACAAATCTGTCTtagacacaaaaaataaaatcttctgGACCGCATAAATCACGCCAATGCAATTCTCTAGTGACATCTCTAATCTTTTTTTTAGCCTAAAGATTATCTCTATGGAATATTCAGAGCAAGGAGAGAatgaggtaggtgtgtgtgtgtgtgtgtgtgcgcaccagtactggagcttatactcagggcctaaACCTTGTCGGCTGACACTccattaagccacagctccactgctgggttaaattggagctaagagcttcacagactctcctgcctgggccggaTTTTcatcaagatcttcagatctcagcctcctgagtagctaggatttcaggcgcgAGCCACCTGCGGCTGGCAGCTTCAATAAAGTTTCAATGGGGGACAGCAGTGTCGCTCGGTGGTGGGGCATCCTCTTCAAGTACACAAGACAACGGGCTTCACACTAcgatcatttaaaaagaaaaaagacccagCATGGGAACATGACATCAGACAGGCACCTCGAGGAAATCCTCACCTCAAACGTTCTGTAGGCTTAGAGACCTTGCCTGTGCTCACAATAGATATAGAGAGTAAGGCAGCCAtaccagaaggaagagaaaacagtCAGGAAATGGCGAGGGGAAAGTGCACGGTCATTAAGCTGAGTTTCTGCAGGTGTGGGAGATGCAGCCCCCAAGAAGGGCAGCTTACAGAGAAAGTGCAGACGGGGGCTTTTCAGGAGACCATGAGGAGAAGGCAATCCTGGCCCAGCAGGCTGCCACCTGGGTGCAGGTATCCCTGACAAATCCCCTAGCAGCGGGAGATGGGCCTGAACCTTCAACCTCACGTGGGATGGCCAGCCATGAACTGAGCTGAAAGAGAGGAGGCAAAGACAGAGATGAAATTGACACCACAGTGCCATTTGCACCAGTCACAGAGGAAAGCCTGGAAACGCAAATCTCACAACCTACCCCATCTAGAAGTGGGAGACACAGAAAGAAGCAGGCTGCCATCCAAACAGGGTAAATCAACGGATGGGTTAAAGTGATACATGGAAAGCTAAAGAAAGGGCTGTGCACAGACTAATCCTGAATGAGTCTGCTCAGCCGCATCCTTGAGGTCCAAATCAGTTTTATTTTCAGAGTCTGGAACCAGACAATCAGGGAATAAATGAAGACCTAAGTTGTAAGTGAGTCCCAccagcttctgtttgctcaaggctagcactctaccacttgagccagagctctacttctggctttttctgtgtatgtggtgctgaggaatcgaacccagggcttcatgcatgctaggccagcactctaccactaggccacattcccagcccctcttccttccttctaaccTGTGCATCCACTGTGCATATAGGACAGATCTGGGCTGGGACTGCCCAGAGGTGTTGGTACAGCGACAATGCCTCAGCAACCCCGGCTCAGAGCTCCCCCTAGTGCTGAAACAGGAAATGTCCACAGGCTTCGGGAAAGGACACGGCCTTAGAACTTCTGGATAATCAGGCACATTCAAAGCTTGTTTAGGAAGATGGGGGTTcaatgctgactttttttttttctaatcatgtCACATGCCAGCAAGTATCAAGAGCTTTTAAGAAACCATGACCCTACGTCGTATGCAAAAACAAGTTGCCAGAAACGGACAAACTCTATTCCTTGCACCTAGCttcctatttttttattatgatgTATTTGATGACCTTGCtgttgctgtttatgtggtaccaaggagtccgacccagggcctcttgcatgctaggcaagcattctaccacagagccacaatCACAGCCCTAAGGTCACCtcgaaaaacaaaaacagaaaaccaaaaccaaacagacTTTGacgcctgttcctgtctgtcctCGGGGCTGGCTGGATTCCTGGCCAGCTGGTTTTCTCCTGTGAGTATTTTGTTTCCCCAAGTAGGGAAGGCTAATCATCtccaactcttctctccaaagaaaACCCCTTCCGGGGTTTTTCAGGGCTGGGCTATGGGCAGAGCTGTACAAACTCAGGAATGGTGTCTGTGAAACGGACATATTTTATATcccagagcccagccctgcaaacaaaataacaagcaaTAGGATCTCCGGTTTCGTGTTTGCCTTTTTTCACAGTGATTATCCAAATGTGTCATTGTGTTATCCCTGGCAGAGCCAAGGAAGTTTTCATAGAGATATGAGCTTGAGTCTTGAGAAATAAATGCAGTGTTTGGGGCTTGTGGAGAGAGACAAGAGTGGAATTCAGATGTTTGCATCTTTCTATCACCTCCTCTGACAAGGCTGGGAAcatctggaggggggaggggggccgtgactcctgggacttgaactcagagcctcggtgctagccctgaggttttttttgcagAGgggggtggtgctggtggtggcggTGATAGTGGTTActagaggttaagagtctcatggaatttttctgtcctggctggcatggaacggtgatcctcaggtctctgcctgagtacctaggattacaggcatgagccatccaagCTGACTTCATGTAGAAACGAGAAAACAGTGACCCCTATCCAACATAGCTCAGGCTCCTGCATCAGTGTGAGGAACCATAAATTCCCTAGAGAGCCTAGGGGAGCTACCTTTGTGACCTGTCTGtagtccctctccctcctctgcctcccatCTCTCAAGCCCTCTCATCAAGGTCGTCCTGCTCCCCCAACCCTCTGCTCTTTCTTACTTTGTGTTCTCTAGTGAGACTCGTTCTGcaggccaccaccaccacccccaccttgcctatcccctctctttctttccccagaCCCTTGCCAGCAACAGAACAGGTACCTTCCTTCCTTGTCTACATACTAGGCTCTCTGCCCTCGCCCTCCCCGTCACCCTCAACTCCAGAGTCAGGACTCCTTGTCTGTTCTATTCTCCGCTTTTTCTGCCTTTTCCAGAAAAGCCAAGTGCTCAGTCGATAGCGGGGAAAGGACCAAAGCAGATTCCACGGCATACTTTTCTGTTAGACATTTGTCCGTGATCTCGTATTTACTGGACTTCCCTGATTTGGGTGAGAAAGGTATTGATATTGTGACTaggcagggaggggaaaaaatgatcaGGAAAAGTATGACAACAATGTACAGCTCCCATCTTGACTGGAACACGTTGCTTATTCCCTGAACAAATGATGCTGCACGTGAAGTGAGTCACTTAGGTATCCGGATAACGAAAGGGCAGAAAGGGAACTCAACAGACCAATGGAACTTTATTTTGAGGATGAAAGCAGGAGAGGGGTGACAGGGTCTTCCGGAGGGACGACAGCGCGCTCTCTTCCAACCGAGGTCTCCTCTTATTAGGCAGAGATCGCAAAGTCAAGTGGCATCGTTTATGACGGGAGAGGGCATGATGGAAACAGAGGAAAAGGCTCTTTGCACAGAGATGGCGTGTTATCATGAGTAATAGAGAAGGATTTGTGCTTGTTTTGTTTCgtcggtcacagggcttgaactcacggcctgagcacagtgcctgagctctttttctcaaggctagcaccttcccatgtagagccacagcgccacttctggttttctggtgattcattagaGACAACGTCTCAaggattcccctccccccaccaggctggattcgaactgtgatcctcagatctcagcctcctgagtagctaggatgacagacacgaGCCGGCTGGGAAAGGGCTTTTAACAGCATCTATTTGTAGCACGCATGTGGACACGCAGTGTGGCCCTGGGTTCACAGGTTATCTCTTTTACAGCCACGGGGTgggtttggggaaggggaaggaagacagTTGAGTGGAATCAGCAGTCAGGACAGTTCTAAGCGATAGCTGTTGAGGGGAAAGGTGAGCGTTTTTTCCATTAAGTCCTTCTCCATCAGATACATTGGAAGACTACCTATGACGTGCCGTGACTGACTGAAAGCTGAGGGTCCCCTCATGACTGGTCACTACTGTCCTTATGCTAGCAAACCAGGTGAATACGTTCAGGAACTCAGTCTGTAGTGACCCAGAGAACATGGCGATGAGGATACAAAGGAGCCAGGGGCCTTCCTGCATTAGACAGCTCATTCTTCCACACAAGATCTAACATCCGCTTTCCAGTGCCTGAGGCCGCCTAGGCCACGCCACGCCTTACTTCATCTTCTGCATAAGAAGCAGGGCATCCTCGGCCACGGTGTCGAGGAATTTCCGGCGCAGAAAGTAGTTTTTCAGAAACTGCAAGACCGCAGATGGAACCCCTCCATCCACGGAACAGATGGCTTCTCCACAGCGCATGGCTTTGGCTCCTATGCTGTCATCCCGAACAAGGGCCCAGAAATCCGTAGACTTCGTGTCTCTCTTGAGAGCCTCCACAGTGGCACCCAACTTCTGAGCGATCTCTTCAAGGGACTTATCATCCAAACCAAAATAGTCTCGGTAAAGCTTCAAGCACTTTTCTTGCTCGGGCAGATCAAAGCCGCTGGCGAAAGGCATGAAGGGGATGAGGGCTAGGACCCCTGACTTCAGGGCTTCCAGCCAGATCTCCCCTTGGAGGAACTCTTTCTTCATGTCAATGTACTCCTTGCAGAAATTGGGCAACAGGAGCACAAAAGTGTGTCGCTTATGGGCAGGCAGGTCCCTCAGCAAGGTCTCCTCCAGTCTGGGGAAGTCAAAATCTTCGAGATCAAAGTTGGAGATCAGGAAGATACAGGGATCCGGCACACCGAGGCTGCTGAGGTTTTCCAGGCAGTTGTCTCGAATCTGCTGGAGAACTCGCTCCTTTTGGAAGGACTTGGGCTTGGTTCTCTGCTCGTTGTACAAGTCACTATCCACCTTGCTTCTGAGGAAGTAGAAGTTCTTCCCCATCTCTGTGATCTTCTGGGCCAGCATGGCATCATTGTGCGTGAAACGAGAGGAAGAAACGAGGAGGAAGAAATCATACTGAGAAAACTGCACGGTTTCCAGATAAGACTCTGGGCTGAATTCGAGAGTGCCGGTCCCAGGGAGATCCCAGAAGATCACATTGAGATATTTGGGGTGTTGATAGGGGGTTTTCTTCATGGTGGTCTCCACAACCCCCACCCTAGCGGACCCCTCTTCTTCGTGACCGAGGCCTCTCAGGGCATTGATGAGGCTGGACTTGCCCGCCCCCGATTCCCCGATCACCGCCACCTGCAAGAGCGCATTTTCTGCTGCACTCAGTGCTTCTTGAAGCATGCCCACCACATCCTTTACGTTCCCTTTGTGCAGGGCTCCTTGAATCCCACTCAAGGTTTCCCGAGCGAGAAGGCCTCCTGACTTGCTGGTGAGCGCGGAGTACTGCGGCAGCAACTCCACAGCCAGCTTCTGAAAGTTCTTCCCGGCCACGTCCTTCATCAGGCGGACTATTGGCTCCTCCATGGCagtgggctgtgggggggggggcgtctgtggaaaaggagaggggacagggagACGAAGGGCAGAGTGAGCGTGGAATGGAAGCGTGGGGTCACACTGCTCTACGGccatgttgggatccagcctttggacttgacgggggggacttgacgcccttccccccagccctgggggaatgcggaagcaggctacggttctctgggtccagaaccagaagcaCCAGCTTTgcaccccaactctctcgccagcccaggcgccccccagtctctccctggcgcggcgctttcgagtgatCTTAGCTCAAGAGGGGGTCATGTGATAGCTcccagcctatcggcgtcctggccgatcgctttcccttcctatcacttccctttacccccgccttaataaatcagatagctctggaagcttctccgagactcgcgtgtgcctggctttctttaccggtaaggaggtgggcaagcGTTCTCATTAGGCCGcgcgcacgtgaggtcagtgctgact is part of the Perognathus longimembris pacificus isolate PPM17 chromosome 25, ASM2315922v1, whole genome shotgun sequence genome and harbors:
- the LOC125342010 gene encoding T-cell-specific guanine nucleotide triphosphate-binding protein 2-like; translated protein: MEEPIVRLMKDVAGKNFQKLAVELLPQYSALTSKSGGLLARETLSGIQGALHKGNVKDVVGMLQEALSAAENALLQVAVIGESGAGKSSLINALRGLGHEEEGSARVGVVETTMKKTPYQHPKYLNVIFWDLPGTGTLEFSPESYLETVQFSQYDFFLLVSSSRFTHNDAMLAQKITEMGKNFYFLRSKVDSDLYNEQRTKPKSFQKERVLQQIRDNCLENLSSLGVPDPCIFLISNFDLEDFDFPRLEETLLRDLPAHKRHTFVLLLPNFCKEYIDMKKEFLQGEIWLEALKSGVLALIPFMPFASGFDLPEQEKCLKLYRDYFGLDDKSLEEIAQKLGATVEALKRDTKSTDFWALVRDDSIGAKAMRCGEAICSVDGGVPSAVLQFLKNYFLRRKFLDTVAEDALLLMQKMK
- the LOC125341996 gene encoding olfactory receptor 2V2, yielding MEIWWNQSSTDDFILLGIFSHSLTDTVLFSMVMVVFTGALWGNILLIFLIYIDNRLHTPMYFFLSQLSLMDLMLVCTNVPKMAVNFLSGRKSISFVGCGIQIGLFVCLVGSEGLLLGLMAYDRYVAISHPLHYPVLMNQKVCLQIAVSSWAFGLIDGLIQMVVVMTFPYCGLRVVDHFFCELLSLLKLACVDTSLFEKMVFVCCVLMLLFPFSIIVASYARILGTVLRMRSAQSQKKALATCSSHLTAVSFFYGAAMFIYLRPRRYRAPSHDKVVSIFYTVLTPMLNPLIYSLRNREVVGALRKGLGRCRIGSQP